The genomic interval ATCCAATGGACTTTGGCAAGAATACCTATGTATCGCTTGCGCTTAAAGCAACGCAAGAAGATGCCAATCATGACTTCTACGATAAAGAGCAAATTGCATCTATTGTCAGTGTGGGATATAAATTTTAAGTTAGAGGAGAAGAGGCTTTACATGTAAAGCCTCTGAATCGTTTAGGCATTCGCCTCTTTAAGGGCAGCTTCGACGTAAAGTGCGCGAAGTTTTTTAACCATTTCGCCAGGTTTTCCACTGCCGATAGGCTTACCATCAATCTCAATAATTGGAAGAACAAAAACCGTTGCACTTGCCATAAACGCTTCATCTGCGTTTAACGCTTCTTCAATGGTGAAAAGACGCTCTTCGACTTTGATGTTGTTCTCTTTGGTGTATTCCATTAAGAGTTTGCGACGAATACTTGGCAAAATCGCATTGGAAAGCGGACGCGTGATAATCACGCCATCTTTCACGATAAATGCAGCCGAAGAAGTTCCCTCAGTCACAAAACCATCTTCAACCATCCAACCCTCAAAGGCACCTTTTTGGTGGACTTCTTCTTTGGCTAAAACTTGACCCAAGAGCGAAATAGACTTGATGTCACGTCTTTTCCATCTAATGTCCGCACAACTCACAACTTTGATGCCTTTTTCAGCGAGAGGATGGTTAATGATCTCTTTTTTAAAGGTAAATGCCATAAACGTGGTTGGGGTATTTTCAGGAAAATAGAACTCACGAGGTGCGACACCACGTGTCACTTGCATGTAAATGCCACCTTCAACGATCTCATTTTTAGCAATCAAGGTATCTAAAATCGTAATAATCTCCGCTTTACAAAAAGGCGCTTTGAGAGCAATTTTATTCATGCTTGCATCAAAACGCTCAAAAAAAGGCTCTTTATCAATCACTTTGCCATTAATAACAGGTACAACTTCGTAGATGCCATCACCAAAAAGATACCCACGATCAAAAATCGATACTTTGGCATCTTCCTCTTTACAAAAATCTCCGTTTAGAAAAACAATACTGCTCATTACAGACTCCAAAAAAAATAGTGATGAAATTGTACCAAAAGGTTTCTTAGGCATGTGTGCAATAAGTAGGCAAAAACGCTTTTACATGTAAGAATATTGAAAAGATATAGCTTGCTTTTAAAGATGAAAGCGATATTATTTTTGACGGGTGTTGGAGTTTTGGTTGAATTGGCTTAAAGTTGTAAAGTCTAAAGCCTTGAAAACTAGTTCAATAAATCTAAATAAAAGGTAATTAGTGTGAAGGTTAAAATATCCGATAGAATGGTTTTCAAAGACTTTTTAGAGAAGGTTTCAATAATATCTGCATTTTTCACAATAATTTTCATTTTTGTTGATATACCAAAACAATATAAAACGTGTACAGGACTGGTAGTCGCATTTATTTTTGTTTGTTTGTATCTAGGCTTGTGGTGGTGGGACAACAAACTAAAAAATGTAAATCTTCTCATAGAAGGAAGTAAAGTTGTAATAAAAACAGGAGATATTTTTAAACAGTCAGGACTTAAAGCTATTGCTTTTAATGAATATTTTGACACTCAAGTAGATGACAAAATTATTTCAAAAAAATCTCTAAACGGCATTTTCATAGATAAGTATTCAAATAAGTCATTGGATGAATTAAACCATTTAATAGATAGCTACCAATTTGATGAAGAAAACTTAATTGATAGTAACGTATCTAGATTGGGAAAGTCAAAGAAATACAAACTTGGAACAGTTTGTATTTTGGATGATTATCTTTTGGTTGCTTTTTCAAAATTTGATAGCAAAAATCAAGCAAATCTTACTATGCCAGAATATTTAGGTTTTTTGATAAACTTCTGGGATAATGTAAATAGAGTGTATTCACAGAAGGATGTGTCCGTACCTATATTTGGATCAGGAATAACCCGAATAAAAGAACATAAAAATATTAGTGATGAAAATCTCTTGAAAATCATGCTTTGGACATTCAGAATAAGTGAAATGCGATTCAAATACCCGGCAAAGTTAAGCATCATAATACACGAAGATAAAATAAACTCTATAAATCTATTAGATATAAAAGCAGCAGAGAATGGGCTTTGAAATTTATAAAAGCTGAGTTTATATTTTAAAGGAATTGATTTGGAAACTATTAATAGGAGTAAATATTATGGCAAATAGAACCGGAACGTACATAGCATTTGATGGTCTTGGAAAGACTAATCCTACAGAATCTGATTTCAAGTATTATGCTACGATACAGGCTTGGAGTGCAAATAAAAATATCGATTTTAAGTTTGTTAATAGTCATGATAAAACTGCAGCGGTTAGAGATGCAAGCCTTCGTAGTACACTAGAAAGCAGGATAAGGGAACGTTTAGCTGCATCCAAAAATTGTCTTGTCATCTTGAGTGCTGACACGAGGAAATCTGGCAGCATGTTATCTTATGAGATTGAACAAGCGGTTGATAAATACAAAATCCCACTAATATGTGTATATACTGACTATGAAACAATTTACAAACCAAAAGAGCTTTCAAATAGATGGCCTGATGCTTTAACAAAAAGAATTAACGATGGGACTGCTGATGCTATTCATATAGCTTTCAAAAAAGAAATTTTATTGACTGCAATGAGTCAATTTTCTGTAAATAATGACTCTCCTGGTAGTTCATTAGTTATATATACAAAAGAAACACAAGAACGATTGAATTCTAAGTGATGAAGAGATATATTAAAGTAGCCTATTTTCTTTATCCTTCCCTTTATTTCTTTATTTACTGAATAAAATTATATGAGGAATCAAGATGATAAAGCAACTGCTTCCACCACGAAACTGGGAAGAATTTGGAAAGCAAAAAGGTGACAGGCTACTTTAATGAAATTAAGCAATAAAATCTT from Sulfurospirillum multivorans DSM 12446 carries:
- a CDS encoding D-amino-acid transaminase, yielding MSSIVFLNGDFCKEEDAKVSIFDRGYLFGDGIYEVVPVINGKVIDKEPFFERFDASMNKIALKAPFCKAEIITILDTLIAKNEIVEGGIYMQVTRGVAPREFYFPENTPTTFMAFTFKKEIINHPLAEKGIKVVSCADIRWKRRDIKSISLLGQVLAKEEVHQKGAFEGWMVEDGFVTEGTSSAAFIVKDGVIITRPLSNAILPSIRRKLLMEYTKENNIKVEERLFTIEEALNADEAFMASATVFVLPIIEIDGKPIGSGKPGEMVKKLRALYVEAALKEANA
- a CDS encoding macro domain-containing protein, which translates into the protein MKVKISDRMVFKDFLEKVSIISAFFTIIFIFVDIPKQYKTCTGLVVAFIFVCLYLGLWWWDNKLKNVNLLIEGSKVVIKTGDIFKQSGLKAIAFNEYFDTQVDDKIISKKSLNGIFIDKYSNKSLDELNHLIDSYQFDEENLIDSNVSRLGKSKKYKLGTVCILDDYLLVAFSKFDSKNQANLTMPEYLGFLINFWDNVNRVYSQKDVSVPIFGSGITRIKEHKNISDENLLKIMLWTFRISEMRFKYPAKLSIIIHEDKINSINLLDIKAAENGL
- a CDS encoding TIR domain-containing protein encodes the protein MANRTGTYIAFDGLGKTNPTESDFKYYATIQAWSANKNIDFKFVNSHDKTAAVRDASLRSTLESRIRERLAASKNCLVILSADTRKSGSMLSYEIEQAVDKYKIPLICVYTDYETIYKPKELSNRWPDALTKRINDGTADAIHIAFKKEILLTAMSQFSVNNDSPGSSLVIYTKETQERLNSK